The sequence below is a genomic window from Pseudoxanthomonas sp..
CTGCCCGCCGCCGGGTAGCATCAGGTAGACACCCTGGCGGTTAGCTTTCTGGCGATCCTGGCGGGCCTGCTCCGGACCGTGCCCATCCGTCGATTCCATTGCCCTGCCCTCACGCTCAAACGCCTTGAGGAGCTTCTCGAACTCCTCATCGTTCTCGTCTTGGATTGCCGCATTGCGTGCGGCGCGCTCGGCGTCTTCGCCTCGCCGGGCCAAGGCCGATGCGTTCTTTCCGACGTGTTGCGTGGGCCGGCGGCTCAAGAGCGCAGCGGACACTACGTCGCCTCGGGCCATCGCGGCTGCGGCTTGGGCCTCAAGGCTTCGGTGATCCACTTGGGCGCCTACCTGCGCAGCAGAAAGGTGGGCATTGGTCACCCTGGCCACCATTTCCCGCACCCATTCGACCTCTGACTTCCCGGAGGGGCCACCATCCAATTCGCGGGTCTTGTCTGCCAAGCCTTCGGCATCCAGGCGGCGCGTAGTGGAGAGGATGTGCAGATGCCAGTTCAAACCGTCTCTGGCATCAGGGGAATGGATACTCGCTTGGGCGGCGAACCGGTAGCGTTGCACCAGTGCTCGGGTGATCTCCGCGGCAAGGGCGGACCTTTGGCCGTCATTGAGTTCGTGCGGCAACGCCACCTCGAACTCCCTTGCCACTGTCGCATCCTTTCGGCGTTCTGCGTGTTCCGCAGCCGACCACAGCCGCGCCGGAACCATGGACCACTCGGGCGCGTCGTCAGGGACCACGCAGCGGGTCTCCACGACACCACCGCGCCGGCGGTAGTCGTGCCGCGAGCCTGTCTTCTCGTCAACGAGAAGCAGGCCGGCGCGGTAAGCGGCTGCGGCGACCGACGAATGGCCTTTGGCGCGGCTGAAGGTTTTAATGCGGGCGTGGTAGATCGCCATGGGGAGCTCCTGTTCGTGCTCCGCTCTTTATGCCTCGGCTTCTGATTTACGCAAGCCGGGAACGGCTTGGGGTTCCAGGGGCGAAGCCCTTGGCGCACGCATTCCGTAGGAATGCCTAAGTGCGCTCTTGCCCCACCTGTTCCGGCTCCGCTTCTTCAGAAACAGAGAAGGTTGAATGTCCCGCAAAATTCCTGCCCTCTAAGAACTTGACACAGCCAATCTGCCTGTTTCACTCAAACTAGATTAGAACTGGAGATCGGAATGACAGCACCCAACCACTACCATGATCGAATCCAGCGAGCCACCCGGCAGCTTGCTCAGCTCCAGGTTCGGGAACTCTTGGCGAGCCAACGCCGCGACTCGAAAGCAAAAGCCAAGGCGAAGCGAGATGAAATTCGCCGACGAGCGCGCGTAGCGGAGCTCGTGTTCCTCTCGGGCACGGAAGCACTTGAAGACACCGAACTCCTAGGAGCACTTCTACTTCATCAGGAAAGGCGTAAGGATCCCGGCCAGATCCGAAGTGCGAAAGACGCCGGTATCGCACACATACGAACCAGGATCATGCAAGGCGATCAGCATCAGTTTTCACAGCTGAATCGATCTGGTTCCACGCAGTCAACAACATCAACACCACAGTCACCCGCCTAGGGAGCGGCCACCAAAGGCGGCAGGCGCTTGTGCTGGCAGTTCGCTATAGCTAGCCACTATGTAGTTTGTATGGCGCACAAAATTACACCTCGATTTGGGGACCTAGGAGCGCTTTATCGTGATGAAGAAGAGCGCACTTAGTAGCGCCCCCTTAGCCCCGAAATTCCGTGCCGTTCTCGAGAACTTGAAGAATGCGCCTCGGCGCATCACACTTCGCCGAACGCACCACCAAGCCCACTCTACAACAACCTCTGGAACTGTCGTGAGCCAGGAAACCACAGCAACGCCATCGGAATGGAAACTATTCTTCGATATCGGCGAGGAAATGGTTAAGAGGACAAAAATACCACTCCGACATCCCAGCTTTGTCATCTTCTTCTCGTTAGCTGTTGTTGGACTTGGAGGCTTAGGTATTTGGCTCGAGCTCTATAGTGCGCTTGTTCCAGTGAACCATGCCGAGGACGCCAAAGGCGCACTTGAAGAGCTTTCAACCAACACTCTCAGAACGGCGTTCATAACATTCTTCCCAGCAGTTGCGGGGACCTCGGCGATGCAGCTGATATGGGCAGAAAGCTCGAAACACTTTCGTTCCGTCGCAGCTCTTTTGTTGTTTTGCTTTCTAGTAACGGCACTACTCATATTTCCCTCTCGCGTCTCAAATACTTGCGCGATAAGTTTGGGCGTTTTGATGTCTCTGCTTTCACTTTGGGTGTGGTGGATCGCTAACGCAAAGCAAGAAGACTTGCTGGATAAAATTGATCTTGATGCGCCGGTAGGCGGGGGCAACCCTCGCGCACGACTCAACGGCGACACAACGGGTTGGAACACCTAGATGATTAAATATCCATACAGGACGCCCGCATTGCTAATAGAGCAACCGATGGGCTCATTTTATGCAGCAAGCCTTCCCGCCGAACTGCTATTGGATGTGTCTTTCAGCGACGCCCTTAGTGCGAGCTTCGATGAAGCCTCAGGGACCTACACTTTGGACGGAACTCAAAGGCTACCTCAACCTAAAAGACTTGAGCCCATAGCTGATTTTATTAATAGAGCAGACTCGGCTTTTCCTAACTCAATAATATTGGCCGCTAATTATCGAAATGAAGACGGTCTTTTAGAGGAAGGTCCGGAGGGAGGCGACTCCGATCGCGGCGCCGATCGGCGCTGGACGATTGATTCGCAGGC
It includes:
- a CDS encoding MobA/MobL family protein gives rise to the protein MAIYHARIKTFSRAKGHSSVAAAAYRAGLLLVDEKTGSRHDYRRRGGVVETRCVVPDDAPEWSMVPARLWSAAEHAERRKDATVAREFEVALPHELNDGQRSALAAEITRALVQRYRFAAQASIHSPDARDGLNWHLHILSTTRRLDAEGLADKTRELDGGPSGKSEVEWVREMVARVTNAHLSAAQVGAQVDHRSLEAQAAAAMARGDVVSAALLSRRPTQHVGKNASALARRGEDAERAARNAAIQDENDEEFEKLLKAFEREGRAMESTDGHGPEQARQDRQKANRQGVYLMLPGGGQMRGVHGIAGLTVGQIAVPPRSPGPSARDLFGEAIQLWLDDALAVVIDLLKNTRRFLEDHASRLAAFADHSRLRTDLRELVKRLKTLRRWATERGRRQLAERHALKLLHRAERSLEEFVESNPKPADGTEKDWAKRRGRRLAAIEQRLASLKAAREARSPEAEAACEQRLVSAVEAVEEWSGQMLKSYPIESDALAPAFGPLDASKLKASQKTHPPRSPRLH